The following coding sequences are from one Prochlorococcus sp. MIT 0604 window:
- the moaC gene encoding cyclic pyranopterin monophosphate synthase MoaC, with translation MDKSLTHINERGEMNIVDISDKVETKREALAEGYINLNKEILEKIKNEKIKKGDIFAAARFSAINGAKKTSELIPLCHNLSLNKITIDFEICESMKAIKIIAFCKSHSKTGVEMEALTSVSIGLLTLYDMLKALDPFMTIDNIRLLEKKGGKNGILKRS, from the coding sequence ATGGATAAATCTTTAACTCATATTAATGAAAGGGGAGAAATGAACATAGTTGATATTTCAGATAAAGTAGAAACTAAAAGAGAGGCTTTAGCAGAAGGATATATTAATTTAAACAAAGAAATATTAGAAAAAATAAAAAATGAAAAAATTAAAAAAGGTGATATTTTTGCAGCGGCTAGATTTTCTGCAATAAATGGTGCAAAAAAAACCTCAGAACTTATTCCTCTCTGTCATAATTTATCATTGAATAAAATCACAATTGATTTTGAAATTTGTGAATCAATGAAAGCAATTAAAATTATTGCTTTTTGCAAATCTCATTCGAAAACAGGTGTTGAGATGGAGGCTCTTACATCAGTTTCAATTGGTCTTCTCACTCTATATGACATGCTTAAAGCTTTAGATCCTTTTATGACTATTGATAATATTCGCCTTTTAGAAAAAAAAGGTGGTAAGAATGGAATATTAAAAAGAAGTTAA
- a CDS encoding molybdopterin molybdotransferase MoeA, with protein MGIDINNQGLYLNDAIKKILEEIDTLIVNNEILHKEEINLDEALGKVSMEEILSEEDIPGYRSSVMDGYALGESTKGNKWKIVGESFPGKPFNELLKKGEAVTISTGSFVPDNCFYVIPQEQVSLELLNGNEYILKKEKSFNNSWIREKNDQVFKGEILIKKGVKITPGILSKLASCGIKTIKVSKISKLGLLITGDELIKSGTARKKGEIWESNSILIKSISKNLGFEINEIHIEKDNYQNIKNSLRNISEFNDVVISVGGISVGKKDFLKDIINEIGEIKFWKLFLKPGKPFAFGLINKKIPYFGLPGNPVSAAITFIQLVWPALQKLEGITNIEFPLRIKVKLNSDLKRRKGRPELLRGKLIVNEEGELIADISEEQSSSKISSISNSDLLIEIPSEIDFCQKGNLLWAQLLKNNFL; from the coding sequence ATGGGAATTGATATAAATAATCAGGGTCTTTATTTAAATGACGCTATTAAAAAAATCTTGGAAGAGATAGATACTTTAATAGTGAATAATGAAATTTTACATAAGGAAGAGATCAATTTAGACGAAGCACTTGGAAAAGTTTCTATGGAGGAAATCTTATCTGAGGAAGATATACCAGGTTATAGATCATCAGTTATGGATGGATATGCGCTAGGAGAATCAACTAAAGGGAATAAATGGAAAATTGTCGGAGAGTCTTTTCCCGGGAAGCCATTTAATGAACTTCTTAAAAAAGGTGAAGCTGTAACGATTAGTACAGGTTCATTTGTGCCAGATAATTGTTTTTATGTGATACCTCAAGAACAAGTTTCTTTAGAACTTTTAAACGGAAATGAGTATATTCTTAAAAAAGAAAAATCATTTAATAACTCTTGGATTAGAGAAAAAAATGATCAAGTATTTAAAGGTGAAATATTAATCAAGAAAGGGGTAAAGATTACACCTGGGATTTTAAGCAAATTAGCAAGTTGTGGGATAAAAACTATAAAAGTGAGCAAAATTTCTAAATTAGGTTTACTAATTACTGGAGATGAACTTATCAAATCAGGGACTGCAAGAAAGAAAGGAGAAATATGGGAAAGTAATAGCATTTTGATAAAATCAATCTCAAAAAATCTTGGATTTGAAATTAATGAAATTCATATAGAAAAAGATAATTATCAAAATATTAAAAATTCTCTTAGAAATATTTCTGAATTTAACGATGTGGTTATTTCAGTTGGTGGGATATCAGTTGGTAAAAAAGATTTTTTAAAAGATATTATTAACGAGATAGGAGAAATTAAATTTTGGAAACTATTTTTAAAGCCAGGAAAACCCTTTGCTTTTGGATTGATAAATAAAAAAATTCCTTATTTTGGATTACCGGGGAATCCCGTTTCGGCAGCTATTACGTTTATCCAACTTGTGTGGCCCGCGCTTCAGAAACTTGAAGGCATTACTAATATTGAATTCCCTCTTAGGATTAAGGTTAAGCTGAATTCTGATTTGAAAAGAAGAAAAGGGAGACCAGAATTACTTAGAGGAAAACTTATTGTTAATGAAGAAGGTGAATTGATTGCAGATATTTCTGAAGAACAATCCTCATCAAAGATTAGTTCAATATCTAATTCGGATTTATTAATAGAAATACCTTCTGAAATTGATTTTTGTCAAAAAGGAAATTTATTATGGGCACAACTTTTAAAAAATAATTTTTTATAA
- a CDS encoding molybdenum cofactor biosynthesis protein MoaE, with translation MDNLRIKFRILEETFNPYKEFELWEKVNKNSANSLFIGRVRPFDQFGNDLKKLEIVHYKGMTENYIKRYLMKISEKQDDLCIFLLHRIGFIYPNEPIILIAVSANHRGIANKYLQEILEFTKYKVPFWKKEWTLKGSSWVKKNTELGFKL, from the coding sequence GTGGATAATTTAAGAATAAAATTTAGAATCCTAGAAGAAACTTTTAATCCTTATAAAGAATTCGAACTTTGGGAGAAGGTCAATAAAAATTCAGCAAACTCACTTTTTATTGGAAGAGTAAGGCCTTTTGATCAATTTGGAAATGATTTAAAGAAACTAGAAATTGTTCATTATAAAGGAATGACCGAAAATTATATTAAAAGATATTTAATGAAAATTTCAGAAAAACAGGACGATTTATGTATTTTTCTCTTACACAGAATAGGTTTCATTTACCCTAACGAACCTATTATTTTAATAGCAGTAAGTGCAAATCATAGAGGCATTGCAAATAAATATCTCCAAGAAATACTTGAATTTACAAAATACAAAGTTCCTTTTTGGAAAAAAGAATGGACTTTAAAAGGATCCTCATGGGTAAAAAAGAATACTGAATTAGGATTTAAATTATAA
- a CDS encoding MoaD/ThiS family protein, with product MESEKSNKIKVVLLSSIAEDLGWNEKFLTIEGSQMKVFSVWKLINSKLPQDNIIVSINQEITDMDAKINPNDEVAFMPMFTGG from the coding sequence ATGGAAAGTGAAAAATCTAACAAAATTAAGGTGGTTTTATTATCTAGTATCGCTGAAGATCTAGGTTGGAATGAAAAATTTCTTACAATTGAAGGCTCTCAAATGAAGGTTTTTTCTGTATGGAAGTTAATTAATTCTAAATTACCTCAAGATAATATTATCGTTTCTATTAATCAAGAAATTACAGATATGGATGCGAAGATTAATCCAAATGATGAGGTGGCATTTATGCCAATGTTTACCGGTGGATAA
- the moaB gene encoding molybdenum cofactor biosynthesis protein B — protein MLTVSDTRNTKNDESGNYLLQEAEKSGHNIVDKKICKDDIYLIRKYISDWISDPNIDVIITTGGTGITARDVTPEAIRPLLDKEIDGFGETFRFLSFKKIGTSTLQSRCIAGSANDKFLFVLPGSKDAVMTGWQDIISYQLNENTKPCNLINLIDKLKK, from the coding sequence TTGCTTACTGTTTCTGATACTCGTAACACAAAAAATGATGAGAGTGGAAATTATCTACTTCAAGAGGCTGAGAAATCAGGACACAATATCGTTGATAAGAAAATTTGCAAAGATGATATTTATTTAATTAGAAAATATATAAGCGATTGGATCTCAGATCCAAATATTGATGTAATTATCACAACAGGTGGTACAGGAATTACAGCTAGGGACGTTACTCCTGAAGCTATTAGACCTTTATTAGATAAAGAGATTGATGGTTTTGGGGAAACTTTTAGATTTTTATCATTTAAAAAGATAGGAACTAGTACTTTACAAAGTAGGTGTATTGCAGGATCTGCAAATGATAAGTTTTTATTCGTTTTACCTGGATCTAAGGATGCTGTGATGACAGGTTGGCAAGATATAATTTCTTATCAACTTAATGAAAATACAAAACCTTGTAATTTAATAAATCTCATTGATAAGTTAAAAAAATAA
- a CDS encoding ferredoxin--nitrite reductase: MQYYLNDKKLNKIEKQKAEKDGLKIFEELDDYALKGWEEMDEVDLQMRLKWYGLFWRPKTPGRFMMRLRVPNGILNSNQLRVIASIVARYGEDGSADITTRQNIQLRGVLINDLPDIIKRLREVDITSVQSGMDNPRNVTGNPLAGIDPEEIIDTRKYTSELEDYLTNSGNGNPEFSNLPRKWNTAVAGAKDNFLLHNDLIFHPVFKNGILGFGVWVGGILSATLNAYAIPLDVWVEEKDICKITGIITSLWRDNGDRFLRNKGRFRYYLNSIGIEKFRKLVEEKFGTLSNDPGSIFNEKQRSLFGINKQKQNNLYFAGLHIPVGRLCVEDIQEIARLSEKYGQSEVRLTEDQNLIIVGLKDNILEEFANEEIIKKFKLNPSHFSASTVSCTGSSYCSFALANTKDIARNISEKLDRELELSEEVKIHWTGCPNNCGQAHMGGIGMTGTKVKKEGGGTEDGYNVSIGGRQDHLQTLGETEFKKVSKHEIYNLIKEILINKFNAKLKT, from the coding sequence ATGCAATATTATTTAAATGATAAAAAATTAAATAAGATTGAAAAGCAAAAGGCGGAAAAAGATGGTCTGAAAATTTTTGAAGAATTAGATGATTATGCTCTTAAAGGGTGGGAAGAGATGGATGAAGTAGATTTGCAAATGCGCTTAAAGTGGTATGGCCTTTTTTGGAGACCAAAAACTCCTGGAAGATTTATGATGAGGCTTAGAGTTCCCAATGGAATTTTAAACTCTAATCAGTTGAGAGTAATCGCTTCAATAGTTGCTAGATACGGAGAAGACGGTTCTGCAGATATAACAACTAGGCAAAATATTCAATTAAGGGGAGTTTTGATAAATGATCTACCAGATATTATTAAAAGACTTAGAGAGGTTGATATTACATCCGTTCAGTCTGGAATGGATAATCCAAGAAATGTAACTGGCAATCCACTAGCGGGAATTGATCCTGAAGAAATTATTGATACAAGAAAATATACTTCTGAATTAGAAGATTACTTAACAAATTCTGGTAATGGCAACCCCGAATTCTCCAATTTACCCAGGAAGTGGAATACTGCAGTTGCCGGAGCAAAAGATAATTTTCTTCTACATAATGATCTTATCTTTCATCCTGTTTTTAAAAATGGAATATTAGGCTTTGGTGTCTGGGTAGGAGGAATTTTATCAGCAACTTTAAATGCTTATGCTATACCTCTAGATGTCTGGGTAGAAGAAAAAGATATATGTAAAATAACTGGAATTATTACTTCCCTTTGGCGAGATAATGGAGATAGATTTCTCAGAAATAAAGGAAGATTCAGATATTATTTAAACTCTATAGGTATTGAAAAATTTAGAAAACTTGTAGAAGAAAAATTTGGAACTTTGTCGAACGATCCAGGCTCAATTTTCAACGAAAAACAAAGAAGTTTATTTGGGATTAATAAACAAAAACAAAACAATCTTTACTTTGCTGGATTACATATTCCTGTAGGAAGATTATGTGTAGAAGATATACAAGAAATTGCAAGATTAAGTGAAAAATATGGACAAAGTGAAGTAAGACTAACCGAAGATCAAAATCTAATTATTGTTGGCCTGAAAGATAACATTTTAGAAGAATTTGCTAATGAAGAAATTATTAAAAAATTCAAATTAAATCCATCCCATTTTTCAGCGAGTACTGTTTCATGCACAGGGAGTAGTTATTGTAGTTTTGCTCTTGCAAATACCAAAGATATAGCAAGAAATATTTCTGAAAAATTAGATCGAGAACTTGAATTATCAGAGGAGGTTAAAATCCATTGGACAGGATGTCCAAATAATTGTGGACAAGCTCATATGGGTGGTATTGGCATGACCGGCACAAAGGTAAAAAAAGAGGGAGGTGGAACTGAGGATGGATATAATGTCAGTATTGGAGGAAGACAAGATCACCTGCAAACTTTAGGTGAAACCGAATTTAAAAAAGTTAGTAAACATGAAATTTATAATTTAATCAAAGAAATTTTAATCAACAAATTTAATGCAAAGTTAAAAACCTAA
- a CDS encoding helix-turn-helix transcriptional regulator has translation MLEQLKKIDSDQFIGIMESLSDPIRINILELMMGGEICVCDIVKVTGLSQSKISYHIKILKDSGLISDRQEGRWVYYKLDLEVLSDIKNWMGNLIQSSSSKRSCE, from the coding sequence TTGTTAGAACAACTTAAAAAGATTGATAGTGATCAATTTATTGGGATAATGGAGTCCCTCTCAGATCCGATTAGAATAAATATTCTTGAATTAATGATGGGTGGAGAGATATGTGTTTGCGACATAGTTAAAGTAACTGGATTATCTCAATCTAAAATTTCCTATCATATAAAAATCCTTAAGGATTCAGGTCTTATCTCTGATAGACAAGAAGGTAGATGGGTTTACTATAAATTAGATTTGGAAGTATTATCAGATATTAAAAATTGGATGGGTAATTTAATTCAGTCATCATCAAGTAAAAGGTCTTGTGAATAA
- a CDS encoding ArsJ-associated glyceraldehyde-3-phosphate dehydrogenase, translating into MKIGINGFGRIGRLVLRILWERKDIEITHINEINGDSLTASHLLEFDSVHGKWNKKIASNDNEIIIEDKKISFTSIKNYLDVPWNKSSVDLVLECTGKNKAPKELNPYFDSLGIKKVIVACPVKGIVGGEQALNIVYGINQALYKPEKHKLITAASCTTNCLAPIVKVVNENFSIKHGVITTIHDVTNTQSPVDFYKSDLRRARGCMQSLIPTTTGSANAIAEIFPELEGKLNGHAVRVPLLNASLTDIVFELNKEVTEEQVNNEFKKASETYLKGILGYEERPLVSADYLNDCRSSIIDGLSTMVVNSNLLKIYAWYDNEWGYSCRLADLTSYVIEKENKF; encoded by the coding sequence ATGAAAATTGGAATTAACGGATTTGGAAGAATTGGTAGGTTAGTTTTAAGAATTTTATGGGAAAGAAAAGATATTGAAATAACTCATATAAATGAAATTAATGGGGATTCTTTAACTGCATCTCATTTACTAGAGTTTGATTCTGTTCATGGTAAATGGAATAAAAAAATAGCTTCGAATGACAACGAAATAATAATTGAAGATAAAAAAATTTCCTTTACATCAATAAAGAACTATCTTGATGTTCCATGGAATAAATCTTCGGTTGATCTTGTTTTGGAATGTACGGGTAAAAACAAAGCTCCTAAAGAATTAAATCCATACTTTGATTCTCTTGGAATAAAAAAAGTAATAGTTGCTTGTCCTGTGAAAGGAATTGTGGGAGGGGAACAAGCACTTAATATTGTTTATGGAATTAATCAAGCCCTTTATAAACCTGAAAAACATAAATTAATTACAGCAGCATCCTGTACTACAAATTGCTTGGCTCCCATCGTAAAAGTTGTTAATGAAAATTTCTCAATTAAACATGGGGTTATAACAACTATTCATGACGTTACAAATACACAATCTCCAGTAGATTTTTACAAAAGTGACTTAAGAAGAGCAAGAGGATGCATGCAAAGCTTAATACCTACTACAACTGGATCAGCTAATGCGATTGCTGAAATTTTCCCTGAATTAGAAGGAAAACTAAATGGTCATGCAGTAAGGGTTCCACTTCTAAACGCCTCATTAACCGATATAGTTTTTGAATTAAATAAGGAAGTAACTGAAGAGCAAGTAAATAATGAATTTAAAAAAGCATCTGAAACATACTTAAAAGGTATTCTTGGATACGAGGAGAGACCCTTAGTATCCGCTGATTACTTAAATGACTGTAGAAGTTCAATAATTGATGGACTTTCAACCATGGTTGTAAATTCTAATTTATTAAAGATTTATGCCTGGTATGACAATGAGTGGGGTTATAGTTGCAGGCTTGCAGATCTTACTTCTTATGTAATTGAGAAAGAAAATAAATTTTAG
- the arsJ gene encoding organoarsenical effux MFS transporter ArsJ, with translation MKLSSLQQYSVVTANYWAFTLTDGALRILVVGHFHELGYSTLQIALLFLFYEFFGIITNLFGGWIGARYGLRLTLWIGTILQILALFMLIPVKENWSIIFSVSYVMLAQALSGVAKDLNKMSAKSAVKSIVPDSEENNQNSQKQLFKWVSILTGSKNALKGVGFFLGGLLYKLLGFNNAVGIMGLGLCFAFFLTLCLPKDSGKMKRKPIFKDLYSKSKGINILSSARFFLFGARDVWFVVALPVFLDISFGWDYLKIGLFLGGWIIIYGFFQVLAPLLRKVWGKNNSPTKTTVQFWGLILTVIPLFIAGALNGDKSLGPVIVIGLIIFGFIFAMNSSTHSYLILAYSDNEKVSLNVGYYYMANAAGRLFGTLLSGLLFMLGKNATIGMQYCLYTSSILIFIAWLTSSKLPSYSSNSFN, from the coding sequence ATGAAGTTATCTAGCCTTCAACAATATAGTGTCGTTACCGCAAACTATTGGGCATTTACGCTTACTGACGGTGCATTGAGAATACTAGTTGTTGGTCATTTTCATGAACTTGGTTATTCAACTCTGCAAATAGCTTTACTTTTTCTTTTCTATGAATTTTTTGGAATAATTACAAATCTTTTTGGAGGATGGATAGGGGCAAGATATGGCTTGAGACTTACTTTATGGATAGGAACGATTCTGCAAATTCTTGCTCTTTTCATGCTGATTCCAGTCAAAGAGAATTGGTCAATAATCTTTAGCGTCTCATACGTTATGTTAGCCCAAGCACTTAGTGGGGTAGCAAAAGATTTAAATAAAATGAGTGCAAAAAGTGCAGTTAAATCAATAGTTCCAGATTCAGAAGAGAATAATCAAAATAGTCAAAAACAATTATTTAAGTGGGTTTCAATTTTAACAGGATCTAAAAATGCACTTAAGGGTGTTGGTTTCTTCCTAGGGGGTCTCTTATACAAGCTATTGGGCTTTAATAATGCAGTTGGAATAATGGGTTTAGGTCTATGCTTCGCATTCTTTTTAACTTTATGTCTTCCTAAAGATTCAGGGAAAATGAAAAGAAAGCCAATTTTTAAAGACCTTTATTCAAAGTCTAAAGGTATTAATATTCTTTCAAGTGCAAGGTTTTTTTTATTTGGAGCAAGAGATGTCTGGTTTGTAGTAGCTCTTCCAGTATTTTTAGACATTTCTTTTGGATGGGATTATTTAAAAATAGGGCTGTTCTTGGGTGGATGGATAATAATCTATGGTTTCTTTCAAGTATTAGCTCCATTACTTAGAAAAGTATGGGGGAAAAATAATAGCCCAACAAAAACTACCGTTCAATTTTGGGGACTTATCTTGACGGTTATACCTTTATTTATTGCAGGAGCATTAAACGGTGATAAATCATTAGGTCCTGTAATTGTTATTGGATTAATAATATTCGGCTTTATTTTTGCAATGAATTCATCTACTCATTCCTACTTGATTTTGGCTTATTCAGATAATGAGAAAGTAAGTTTAAATGTTGGTTATTACTATATGGCTAATGCAGCAGGAAGATTATTTGGAACCCTACTATCGGGCTTATTATTTATGCTCGGTAAAAATGCCACTATTGGTATGCAGTATTGTTTATATACTTCATCAATTTTGATTTTTATTGCTTGGCTTACTAGTTCTAAATTACCTTCCTATTCTTCCAACAGCTTCAATTGA
- the pstS gene encoding phosphate ABC transporter substrate-binding protein PstS: protein MSIFKKTLILSSAISLILSPSAMASKRLSGAGASFPSKIYTRWFFDLAKSGGPRVNYQAVGSGSGRKAFIDETVNFGASDDPMKVSDIEKVKRGLVQIPMVGGTIAFGYNYDCDLKLTQEQAVQVAMGMIKNWKELGCKSGKLTWAHRSDGSGTTKAFTNSMEAFSKTWNLGTGKSVKWPSGVGAKGNSGVAGVIQNTPGAIGYVNQSYIKGKVKAAALQNLSGEFVTPNTESGAIALNGITLDKNLAGKNPNPTAKGAYPIATLTWILAYETGNGRNTKAIQDTFYKLLSDEYQDKAPALGFVPLKGEILKKSIEAVGRIGR from the coding sequence ATGAGTATTTTCAAAAAAACTCTCATTTTATCTTCTGCAATTTCATTAATACTTTCTCCATCTGCGATGGCTTCAAAAAGATTGAGTGGAGCTGGTGCATCATTTCCTTCGAAAATTTATACCAGGTGGTTTTTTGACTTAGCTAAATCTGGAGGCCCTAGAGTTAATTATCAAGCAGTAGGTTCTGGATCTGGAAGAAAAGCTTTCATAGACGAAACTGTTAATTTTGGAGCCTCTGACGATCCAATGAAAGTTTCTGATATAGAGAAAGTTAAAAGAGGACTTGTTCAAATACCGATGGTGGGTGGAACAATTGCGTTTGGATATAACTATGATTGCGACTTGAAACTAACACAAGAACAAGCTGTTCAAGTAGCAATGGGAATGATTAAAAATTGGAAGGAATTAGGATGTAAGTCAGGTAAATTAACTTGGGCCCATCGTTCTGATGGCTCAGGCACGACTAAAGCTTTTACAAATTCTATGGAGGCTTTCTCTAAGACCTGGAATTTAGGTACTGGTAAATCTGTTAAATGGCCTTCGGGAGTTGGCGCAAAAGGAAATTCTGGTGTTGCAGGTGTTATTCAAAATACTCCAGGTGCAATTGGTTATGTAAACCAGTCATACATTAAAGGTAAGGTTAAGGCTGCTGCACTTCAAAATCTTTCTGGTGAATTTGTTACTCCAAATACTGAATCAGGCGCGATAGCTTTAAATGGAATAACTCTTGATAAGAACTTGGCTGGTAAAAATCCAAACCCCACTGCTAAAGGAGCTTATCCAATAGCAACCTTAACTTGGATACTTGCTTATGAAACAGGTAATGGAAGGAATACTAAGGCAATTCAAGATACATTCTATAAATTGCTCAGCGATGAATACCAAGATAAAGCTCCTGCCTTGGGTTTCGTTCCCTTAAAAGGTGAAATTTTAAAAAAATCAATTGAAGCTGTTGGAAGAATAGGAAGGTAA